In Lactuca sativa cultivar Salinas chromosome 5, Lsat_Salinas_v11, whole genome shotgun sequence, the DNA window TTGAAACTTTAACCATTGTCATTGCAGGTGACATTTCTCAACTACCTGATGTATCTGTTGCCCTTGTGACCAACACAATCGAAGGTTTTTACTTTCAATTTATCTTATAGTTTTTATATTAATGTCTACATTTCTTgacacaatttttttttctttttttgggtACATCTAGATGCCAAGAAACCCATAGTTGCTGCTGTACAAGGACTTGCACTCGGGGGTGGCTTAGAACTTGCAATGGTTTGTAGTTTTTTTATGAgtcaaattattttttaaaaataatagttATGGAAAATGTGTTTTAATGTATTTCATTAATAATGTAGGGATGCCATGCGCGTGTTGCAGCTCCAAGAGCTCAACTTGGCTTACCTGAACTCTCTCTTGGAGTTATGCCAGGCTTTGGAGGTATGTCtgaataaataatgtttaaaaaatatcTGAGAAATTCAAAACACATTTGAGgaaaaaggaaaaaggaaaaaggaaaaaaataaatGAGGGGATGAGGGCAAAGTTGTAAAAAGGTTGAAACTTGACATGAAAACCCTTCTTTTTCTAACTTTCTTTGTCAAGTCATTCTTTTTTGCATCAAGTCAAAAAGAAATACATGTTTCTTTTTTCCCCTATTAAGTCCTGTATGGATAAAACATTGTATACGTAAAGACAGATTCCTTTTTAGACTAAATCAGTTATCCGAATCcgattaaatgaccattttaccctttctgtTTAGAAACGATGGTAAATAACAACACAACACCTTAGTTAATATGATTCTACAAACGGGATTTCACTAAATAATGGAAAATATGGTTTTCAAGGTACCCAAAGACTTCCTAGGCTTCTGGGATTATCAAAGGCAATTGATATGATGTTGGTGAGCAcatctctcctctctcctctctccttgAATACTATTTAGTATTTAGTATTTACTGATTATGAATTTTAAATAAATCGGTGATCATAATTTATGAATCTTGTTTGTAGACATCTAAACCAATACTCTCTGAGGAAGGGGAAAAGTTAGGTCTAATTGACGCTATTGTCCCTCCTCAAGAATTGTTGAAAGTGGCTAAGAAATGGGCTTTAGACATTGCTGAGGCCCGTAAACCGTGGGCCCGCTCTCTTCATCGCACAGACAAAATTGGGTCCCTTTCAGAAGCACGTGCGATTATTAAGGCTGCTAGAGAACATGTCAAACGTACATTTCCCAATTTGCCCCAACATCAAGCTTGCCTTGATGTGATTGAGGAAGGTATTGTTCATGGAGGGTATGCAGGTGTTTTGAAGGTATTTTTATTACTTCTTTTTTTTGTTTGGATTTGTATTTTGAAAGTGATAAGTGATTTGATACTAGTTGTTACTTATATACCCTGATTTTAtctagagtaaattacaaaaatggtccttgtactTTCTGATTAAAAAATTACCTTGTATAGTCAAAACGTGAAACCCTTTTCAATGTTGATTATTTTTTCAAGGTTTTGGTCTTTGGAACCtttgaaataaggaccaaaattgaagAAAGATTTCATTTTTGGACTAAATGCGGTTAAATCAGAAAtgacagggaccatttttgtaattaacTTGTTTATGAATTACTTCTAATAATGCAAACATTTTGTTCCTCAGGAGGTGAAGGAGTTCAATGAGCTTGTTGTTTCAGACACATCGAAAGGTCTTGTTCATATATTCTTTGCACAACGTGCAATCTCAAAGGTAATTTAAacctttttatcttttttttttttctcaaatatcAAAATTTCTACAAAATCTAAACTTGGTTTTCTTTGATTTTACATTTACAGGTACCTAAAGTTACTGATGTTGGTCTAAAGCCAAGAAGTGTGAAGAAAGTTGCTGTGATTGGTGGAGGTTTAATGGGGTCTGGAATAGCAACTGCCCTTATCCTtggtaatataaaagttgttctCAAGGAAGTCAACTCTGAGTATCTTCAAAAGGGAATAAAAACAATACAAGGTAGTTAGTTATGTATTTTGTAGCCATTTTATTATGTGACttattccttatatatatatatatatatatatatatatatatatatatatatatatatatatatatttgatgacttTTTCAGCAAATGTTAAAGGATTGGTAGCAAGGAAGAAGCTACCACAGGCTCAAGGTGAAAAGGCGTTGTCATTGGTTAGTGGGGTATTGGATTACTCACAATTTAAAGATGTAGATATGGTTATAGAGGTATGatcttttaaaaaacataaaatgtaAACTTTATAAAAGACGTAATTTGATAACTCTGTTTCCGAATGCAGGCTGTAATTGAGAACATTCCATTGAAGCAAAAAATCTTCAGTGAAATTGAAAGCATTTGTCCCCCTCATTGCATTTTAGCAACCAACACATCCACCATTGACCTCAATTTAATTGGAGAAAAAATCAAATCTCAAGATCGAGTTATCGGGGCACATTTCTTCAGGTTACACAAAACAATCCACATCTTTATGTTAAGATGCTTAAAACTTTTCtactaataattttttttttttaatttaatgattacAGTCCAGCTCACGTGATGCCACTACTGGAGATAGTTAGAACAGAAAAGACATCTGCACAAGTGATTCTTGACCTAATGACAGTTGGAAAAGTCATAAAAAAAGCTCCTGTTGTTGTGGGAAATTGTACAGGTTTCGCTGTGAATCGCACGTTTTTTCCATACACACAGGGTGCGCATGTTTTGCTTCATTTGGGTGTCGATTTGTTTAGAATTGACAGATTGATCACCAGCTTTGGACTCCCCATGGGACCCTTCCAGTAAGtttgattttcaaaaaaaaacaaaaaaaaaacaaaaaagaaaaattaagaATGTGTAATGTGATTGTAGGCTTCAGGATTTAGCGGGATATGGTGTCGCAGTTGCGGTAGGTAAAGAGTTCGCAAACGCTTTTCCTGATCGCACATTCCGCTCACCGATaatcgatcttctaatcaaaagCGGACGAAATGGtaatttggtaaaaaaaaaattcaatcgtTCTTTATTCTTTAATTTAACAAGAGACGATGCTATATGTATATTATTATTAGGTAAAAATAACGGAAAAGGGTATTACCTTTATGAGAAGGGTAGCAAGCCAAAACCCGATCCACGGGTGTTTGAGATCATAGAAGAAGCTAAAAGACTAGTCAACATTATGCCCTCGGGAAAGGTAGTGTTTTTTTAGTTTGTTGttgaaaattgaaaattgaaaattgaaaattggGAAATCAGGCAATAAATGTAACGGATAAAGAAATAGTGGAGATGATATTGTTCCCCGTGGTGAATGAGGCGTGTCGTGTTCTTGAGGAAGGAATTGTGGTTCGAGCATCTGATCTCGATGTTGCATCTGTTCTTGGGATGAGTTTTCCATCTTATCGGTTAGTATCCTAATAATCATTATTTTCATCAAAACTTCAAACATACATGCGATCAATTATGATTTATGAAACCAGTTGTTGATTTAATTAATGTTTGTTGATTGCAGTGGTGGGATTGTGTTTTGGGGAGATTTGGTTGGGGCGAAGCATATATACACAAGTCTCAAGAAATGGTCTGAGAAATACAGCAAATTTTATACGCCTTCAAGATTTCTTGAAGAAAGAGCCAATAACGGGGTCCCActggtgagaacaacaccaaaaactatttttatatatttttattatgtgAATTGagatgtttatatgtttgttgctTTTGCAGAGTGCCCCGATGTCAGCAAGTTCAAGGGCTCGTTTGTAGGAAATGGAAATCAAGATCCTACTTTGTTAAATGATAAAACTAGTCTTGTTGTGAAGAAAAATAAGGTTgttccaacttttttttttttggttttggtcTTTTGGAAATTGGAAGTTGAACTATTGAGGTGGGGTTTGGGTTTAAGGAATATGAATGAAAGAATGATGTTTAAATATATATAGGTTTTATATGCGAACCCAAGGGAGGTTATGAATTATAGTTCGTAATTAAAATCTCATGTAGCTTGCTTTTCAGTTGCACACGTACTAGCTTTTCAATTACttgttagctgaaaagctagttgttaaataaaaagctaacTGATAGCTGAAAATCTatctgataaaaaataacgtttggtaaaactagctttTCGCTAGTTGAAATTAGGGGTGgcaactctcaacccaacccgtAACCCAACACTGACCCAAACCAAAAATAGACAGGTTTGGGTTAggtttgggttgagatttttGACCCGTCAACCCACCAACCCGTTTATTTCATGGGTTGGGTACTTGAGTTGGGTTATCTGTTTGGGTCAACCCgccaacctatatatatatatatatatatatatatatatatatatatatatatatatattaatgaaatTTGATTTCCATCCGTATTCGTAATATTTCGTATCATTGTATTCCTTCTGTATCCGTATGTGACTAATGTGCGTTTGCGTTTCGTtaatcaaaaaacaaaaaatacatgtCGTTATTTTTTAAATACTTACGAATCACGAACGAAGAACATATCCgctttctatgaatgttttcatttttcatttttatttggatgttaatgactttatgaatttatgttgaaaaccttttttttatgttaattactttaatcattttatgaatttatgttgaaaaaaCCTCACTTTTTAAAATGCGTTGCTTATTTATTAAATgagttatatgggttgggtttgaCCCATTAACTTGTGAAGCCGAGAACCCATATACTTAAAcgggttatatgggttgggtttaggtttccaacccaccaacccgtgacccgccaacccgtcaacctatatattatatgggttgggttgagtttatgttttctgactcgccaacccgaacccaacccaatTGTCAAGCCTAGCTGAAatgtataaaattacataaaatgacatataagagtatatgtttttataattaattaaagggtttatttggaaaattttaaaaaaactctTAAAAGGCTAGTCTAAGTTGCTTTTCAAAAagttagcttataagctactttttggcttaccaaactcGACAActtaaaaaagctcgaaaaataagctagctgtaACGCGCCAAATACAGCTTAAGTAAACcggattttttgttttattttttcccACTCAATATTGAAAATAGAGTTTATGAATATGATTGTTTCCCATTCTTTTATACACTATTTCACATACAACTATGACAACTAGATGGAATTAGGTGCGCCGTTGGTGTtgtattcctttttttttttcaggGTGTAGTGTGAATTCAAAATACGTTGCTATTTTACTGCATTTAATACCTAAAAATGGAAAATGCATGTAACGGGaatacaatgtttttttttggtaaaaaaatcaaaacaaaatgtAAAAACAGGGAAAAAATGTAAATccgaagtacattgctatttactGCATTTACCACAAAACTATGGAAAAATGcatgaaatagcaatgtactttggtttttgaTAAGTACATTGGTATGCATTATCGGTTATTggtaaaaaatcaaaacaaatttaaaaaaacagaaaaaatgtGCAAAGGCAAAGTATATTGCTATGTTAGTGCATTTAACAcctaaaaatgaaaaatgcaCGTAATGACGATGTGTTATTTTTTTGGTAAAAAACATAGAAATGTATTAGAGGCAGAGATGTCGTTGGTGCTACCTTGAATAATGTTTGGAAACAGAAAGCTGGAAATAATTTCTACATTTAATGAGacaatgaaaatgaaaaaaaaaaagcatttagTCAATAAATAATGGAAAATTAACAAAATACGAAGAACAAAATGGTCCATTCCATTCCATCTCGCAGCGGAATGAATAATTCCATTCCTTCCTTGAATATTTGAAGCACGAATCTCAAGCTATTTCATTCATTCCTTGAACAATTCCTTGAAAAACGCACGTATGGCATCCGTTACGAATTGCAAACATTAAAAATCATAGTTTTcactatttttaactattatttttgCATCAATTAAATACAAAAAGTCAACAAAACTTATAATATTAGTTTTTGACAGAAAAAAAACATACCATGCAACCAACTTTAAACAGTTGTAACTTTCACATGCGATCTCCAAATAACTTGAATCAAGTTGCTGCACCTTCCTCTCGCATTTGACTGCATGTTTGAGTTAAGAATGAGCTGATTTTGGATATATATAACTTGAGTTATGAAATTGTCTATTTTGAATTGGTTGAAACCTATAAAACTCACATTATCACTAAAAGGCTCTTGTCGAAAAAAACTTGCATCAAACAGATCACCATTCAGCCTTTTCATCACCGCTCTACCATACATCAATCTACCTTTCCAGCCTCCCATATATATGTCACCATTACACCTTGTGTATTTACCATTGCCTTCATGAACACCCTCTTTCCATGAAACATCATAAACATCAGAATTGCTACACTGCTTTCTTCCAAACCCATGCTgaaataaacataaaattaaattaaGAAAGATAAAAAAGAAGTTTGAATTATAGAGAAACAAATTTCTAAAAATGatcttttgtgttatgagataccaTTTTTAAAATTGAATGCATTTATAGTAGCGTAGGTATTTTTCACCTACTCGCTAGTCCAATCAATGAGCAATTTGTAATACACATTAGCATATATCCTTAAATCTGAGTGAAACAAATAATAACCttctatttaataaaaaaattagtaACCTAGGTAATAAAAAGTTGAAGTTACTGAAAAATTAGATAGAAACCTTAAGATTCATGCTTTCACAAAAATCATCCAACAATGTACAGCTATTCAATAAATCATAAACTTGTTACAAACACAAGTCATAAcaaacttttttttaataatgcTAGTAGGATAGTTCCAAACCGTTCAAGACAAAATAGGAATGAACACCCTTTCCTCCATTGAGGCGAATGGTATGATACGAGATACGATTTAGATTTTATGGTTACCGTTTGCTTGTGAAGGTGAACAGTCGAGACCAAACTAACTCACGTTTTTTTTGGAGAAATAAGAActcattaaaatataataatcaattaaataatagtaaataaaatatatttaaaaaaaatttaacagGTCGGTGATTTCACCCTTAACCCAACCAATTTAATTGAACTTGAATATTTTTTCTAGTCGAACTTGATTGAGTTGAGCCTGTATCGAGAAAGCCTATCAAACCGAACTTGATATcgattaaatgtttatttataatgTCATCaaaattaaatgttttttttatcatcaTCGGCATTGGATCAAAATAAGCCTAATAAATCGTATGTACAGTACACGAAACCAACACTTCTTGCACCAAATGGAGTAGAAACATGCCGATCAGACAAActttctaaaaaaatatatatattacttcTT includes these proteins:
- the LOC111908713 gene encoding peroxisomal fatty acid beta-oxidation multifunctional protein AIM1 isoform X2 yields the protein MAEVIVTMEVGSDGVAVITISNPPVNALAVPILGGLKEKFAEAMRRDDVKAIVLTGKNGRFSGGFDINVFQKVHKTGDISQLPDVSVALVTNTIEDAKKPIVAAVQGLALGGGLELAMGCHARVAAPRAQLGLPELSLGVMPGFGGTQRLPRLLGLSKAIDMMLTSKPILSEEGEKLGLIDAIVPPQELLKVAKKWALDIAEARKPWARSLHRTDKIGSLSEARAIIKAAREHVKRTFPNLPQHQACLDVIEEGIVHGGYAGVLKEVKEFNELVVSDTSKGLVHIFFAQRAISKVPKVTDVGLKPRSVKKVAVIGGGLMGSGIATALILGNIKVVLKEVNSEYLQKGIKTIQGLVARKKLPQAQGEKALSLVSGVLDYSQFKDVDMVIEAVIENIPLKQKIFSEIESICPPHCILATNTSTIDLNLIGEKIKSQDRVIGAHFFSPAHVMPLLEIVRTEKTSAQVILDLMTVGKVIKKAPVVVGNCTGFAVNRTFFPYTQGAHVLLHLGVDLFRIDRLITSFGLPMGPFQLQDLAGYGVAVAVGKEFANAFPDRTFRSPIIDLLIKSGRNGKNNGKGYYLYEKGSKPKPDPRVFEIIEEAKRLVNIMPSGKAINVTDKEIVEMILFPVVNEACRVLEEGIVVRASDLDVASVLGMSFPSYRGGIVFWGDLVGAKHIYTSLKKWSEKYSKFYTPSRFLEERANNGVPLSAPMSASSRARL
- the LOC111908713 gene encoding peroxisomal fatty acid beta-oxidation multifunctional protein AIM1 isoform X1, which gives rise to MAEVIVTMEVGSDGVAVITISNPPVNALAVPILGGLKEKFAEAMRRDDVKAIVLTGKNGRFSGGFDINVFQKVHKTGDISQLPDVSVALVTNTIEDAKKPIVAAVQGLALGGGLELAMGCHARVAAPRAQLGLPELSLGVMPGFGGTQRLPRLLGLSKAIDMMLTSKPILSEEGEKLGLIDAIVPPQELLKVAKKWALDIAEARKPWARSLHRTDKIGSLSEARAIIKAAREHVKRTFPNLPQHQACLDVIEEGIVHGGYAGVLKEVKEFNELVVSDTSKGLVHIFFAQRAISKVPKVTDVGLKPRSVKKVAVIGGGLMGSGIATALILGNIKVVLKEVNSEYLQKGIKTIQANVKGLVARKKLPQAQGEKALSLVSGVLDYSQFKDVDMVIEAVIENIPLKQKIFSEIESICPPHCILATNTSTIDLNLIGEKIKSQDRVIGAHFFSPAHVMPLLEIVRTEKTSAQVILDLMTVGKVIKKAPVVVGNCTGFAVNRTFFPYTQGAHVLLHLGVDLFRIDRLITSFGLPMGPFQLQDLAGYGVAVAVGKEFANAFPDRTFRSPIIDLLIKSGRNGKNNGKGYYLYEKGSKPKPDPRVFEIIEEAKRLVNIMPSGKAINVTDKEIVEMILFPVVNEACRVLEEGIVVRASDLDVASVLGMSFPSYRGGIVFWGDLVGAKHIYTSLKKWSEKYSKFYTPSRFLEERANNGVPLSAPMSASSRARL